In Sphingobacterium sp. lm-10, one DNA window encodes the following:
- a CDS encoding aldo/keto reductase, which yields MEKKHIELGSQGLVVPMIGLGCMGMTGFEEGHMYGPADEQEAIATIHHSLELGGNFLDTADLYGPLKNEQLIAKAIAGKRDQYILATKFGWEIDDSNKVTWAINGKKDYVKKSLERSLKNLQTDFIDLYYLHRLDKNTPIEETVEAMAELVKEGKVGYIGLSEVSSETVKRAHAVHPITAVQSEYSLFERTVEERGVLATLQELGIGFVAYSPLGRGFLSGQIKSINDLPENDFRRAIPRFQGDMFQKNLELVHSIESMAKEKSITSTQLALAWIMSKGIVPIPGTKRRKYVEQNIAATTVVLTESDLSKLESIVPLGTDTGAPYDEFSMGLID from the coding sequence ATGGAAAAGAAACACATTGAATTGGGCAGTCAGGGTTTGGTTGTGCCAATGATCGGCTTGGGCTGTATGGGGATGACAGGATTTGAAGAGGGACATATGTATGGTCCTGCTGACGAGCAGGAAGCGATCGCCACCATTCATCACTCGTTGGAGTTGGGCGGCAACTTTTTGGATACCGCCGACCTATATGGTCCATTGAAAAATGAGCAGCTTATTGCGAAGGCAATTGCTGGTAAACGCGACCAGTATATTTTGGCTACCAAATTTGGCTGGGAAATCGATGACAGCAATAAGGTGACCTGGGCCATCAACGGCAAAAAGGACTATGTAAAGAAATCGTTAGAGCGATCCTTAAAGAATCTCCAAACCGACTTCATTGATCTGTATTACTTACACCGCTTAGATAAAAATACGCCCATCGAGGAAACCGTGGAAGCGATGGCCGAACTGGTAAAAGAAGGCAAAGTAGGTTATATCGGGCTTTCGGAAGTATCTTCAGAAACCGTGAAGCGAGCACATGCCGTACATCCGATTACTGCGGTACAAAGCGAGTATTCCTTGTTCGAAAGAACAGTCGAAGAACGTGGGGTATTAGCCACACTACAGGAATTGGGCATTGGCTTTGTCGCTTACTCACCACTGGGTCGCGGGTTTCTATCAGGACAGATTAAAAGCATCAATGACTTACCAGAAAATGATTTCCGCAGAGCAATTCCCCGTTTCCAAGGAGACATGTTTCAGAAAAATCTGGAATTAGTCCATTCGATAGAAAGCATGGCGAAAGAAAAGAGCATCACTTCTACGCAGCTGGCCTTGGCTTGGATAATGAGTAAGGGTATTGTACCGATTCCAGGAACGAAACGCAGAAAGTACGTAGAGCAAAACATCGCAGCCACTACCGTGGTATTAACCGAATCTGACCTTTCAAAACTGGAAAGCATTGTGCCGTTAGGTACCGACACGGGGGCTCCTTATGATGAGTTTAGTATGGGCTTAATTGATTAA
- a CDS encoding response regulator transcription factor gives MNAINSISEFHRLLSLPEPRHPLISVINLAESIFLEAEVWKGFVNRFYCVALKREVKGKIKYGQQHYDYDKGVLSFTAPNQVQQLDLQNIECGSGYLLIFHPDFLLQHALANSIHHYGFFDYAVNEALHLSAEEEGDLIMILHKIDKECQHIDKHTQEIMLTQIESLLKYANRFYERQFLTRKNNNSALLNKFEQVIDAYFKTDVKSLLTVHYMAEQMNLSPNYLSDLLRVHTGQNTQQHIHEKLIAKAKEKLSTTDLSISEIAYSLGFEHAQSFSVLFKKKTNVSPLEFRQTFN, from the coding sequence ATGAACGCAATTAACTCCATATCCGAATTTCATCGGTTGCTATCATTGCCCGAACCTCGCCATCCGCTGATAAGCGTGATCAACTTGGCAGAAAGTATTTTTTTAGAAGCAGAGGTTTGGAAGGGGTTTGTGAACCGATTTTATTGCGTCGCACTTAAGCGCGAAGTAAAAGGCAAGATCAAGTATGGGCAGCAGCATTACGATTATGATAAAGGGGTATTGAGCTTTACGGCACCCAATCAAGTGCAACAACTGGATCTGCAAAATATAGAATGCGGATCCGGTTATTTGCTCATCTTTCACCCAGATTTCCTATTGCAACACGCATTGGCAAATAGCATCCACCATTATGGTTTTTTCGATTATGCTGTAAATGAAGCATTGCATCTTTCTGCCGAGGAAGAGGGAGATTTGATCATGATCCTGCATAAAATTGATAAGGAATGTCAGCATATCGATAAGCATACCCAAGAAATCATGCTAACACAAATCGAAAGCCTATTGAAATATGCCAATCGTTTTTACGAGCGGCAGTTTTTGACGCGTAAGAACAATAATTCAGCGCTACTGAACAAATTTGAGCAAGTTATCGACGCCTACTTTAAGACTGACGTAAAGTCATTGCTCACCGTACACTATATGGCGGAGCAGATGAACCTCTCGCCCAACTACCTAAGCGATCTGCTTCGGGTACACACTGGGCAGAATACGCAGCAGCATATCCATGAAAAGTTGATAGCAAAAGCGAAAGAAAAACTATCTACTACTGATCTTTCGATCAGTGAAATCGCGTATTCTTTGGGTTTCGAGCACGCACAATCCTTTAGCGTGCTTTTTAAAAAGAAAACGAATGTATCACCGCTAGAATTTCGTCAGACATTTAACTAA
- a CDS encoding M23 family metallopeptidase has product MRYFSVFILLIFLLQACQQIRPLLHRTERGKYESSFRKDDSIFNLWKTSHKRAMAAPLKVELPYHATLQIGNANASAIVYTVPVKQGQRLVAELRTPSDSTRFLLEFFRPDASNSDKLLAELGIGSNMVSWSANQDDSVRVSLQPLLHDSSVYNLKLYTQPAYHFPVSNKGNRAIQSFWGADRDGGARRHEGIDIFATRGTPVLAVADGRVGFAGERGRLGGKQVWLQENELGFRVYYAHLDSVAVSSGEAVNLGDTLGFVGNTGNAKGGPPHLHFGVYGSGGAVDPYNFVKIIQVPADQKYDIIRQQTIVSKRTPLRTGPGPSYPIRLQLDNGESLKVLARTGNWWHVLARDTIPGFVIR; this is encoded by the coding sequence ATGAGGTATTTCTCCGTTTTTATCTTACTTATCTTCTTACTTCAAGCATGTCAGCAGATACGTCCTTTGTTGCATCGCACTGAACGTGGCAAATACGAAAGCAGCTTCCGTAAGGATGATAGTATCTTCAACCTGTGGAAGACTTCGCACAAACGCGCAATGGCTGCTCCGTTAAAGGTGGAACTCCCCTATCATGCTACGCTACAAATTGGCAATGCGAATGCTTCTGCAATAGTCTACACGGTACCGGTAAAACAGGGGCAACGATTGGTCGCAGAATTGAGGACGCCTTCCGACAGCACTCGCTTTCTGCTGGAGTTCTTCCGGCCCGATGCCTCAAACTCCGACAAACTGCTTGCTGAGCTTGGTATTGGCTCCAACATGGTTAGTTGGTCTGCCAATCAAGATGACAGTGTGCGGGTCAGTCTGCAACCTTTGCTCCATGATTCGTCGGTGTACAACTTGAAGCTCTATACACAACCTGCTTATCATTTCCCAGTAAGTAACAAGGGCAACCGAGCTATCCAGAGTTTTTGGGGAGCGGATCGTGATGGCGGGGCACGCCGGCACGAAGGTATAGACATTTTTGCGACGCGTGGCACACCCGTGCTGGCCGTAGCCGACGGTCGGGTTGGCTTTGCGGGAGAAAGGGGACGCCTTGGCGGGAAACAGGTTTGGTTGCAAGAGAACGAACTCGGCTTTCGCGTCTACTACGCTCACTTGGATAGTGTAGCCGTCTCAAGCGGCGAAGCTGTAAACCTTGGCGACACCCTGGGATTCGTTGGCAACACAGGAAATGCTAAAGGCGGACCACCCCATCTACATTTTGGCGTATATGGAAGTGGCGGTGCGGTCGATCCGTATAATTTTGTGAAAATTATACAAGTTCCTGCGGACCAGAAGTACGATATAATCCGGCAGCAAACGATAGTAAGTAAACGTACGCCGCTACGCACAGGCCCGGGCCCGTCGTACCCCATCCGCTTGCAACTGGACAACGGAGAGTCTCTTAAAGTTTTAGCCAGAACAGGTAATTGGTGGCATGTGCTGGCCAGAGATACTATACCTGGGTTTGTAATCAGATAA
- a CDS encoding glutaminase: MNTPVPEYLADLLQNCKAAHGGELADYIPELASADPNKLAVALTTLDGLVYSAGDDDYEFSIQSISKAFAYAYVIEKLGLKAVLEKVGVEPSGEAFNEISLDQTDDKVKPKNPMINSGAITIHSLIPTTDSTDRAETILRFFSKLAGRDLSFDMAIYQSEKDTAFRNLSIGYSLRNLNILESDPIEIVESYVKQCSIKVTVKDLVNMIGVLVNGGILPKTGERIFSHLTVRQVLTVMTTCGMYNAAGDWLAAVGIPAKSGVSGGIIGVLPGQVGLAVFAPKLDRYGNSVRGIDIMQQMSSDMGLHLLEGIPSSRAIVNDEDITEVKQDVKVYKLQGVLQFSEAERLLRKLQDEDHGDNTIIFDLSHISLVNEVGRRMLLDGIDRLRADGHDIALVDPEHILPDAKTKLNFTPKIYEDLADISK; this comes from the coding sequence ATGAATACACCCGTTCCAGAATACCTTGCCGACCTGCTCCAGAATTGTAAAGCTGCACATGGCGGCGAATTGGCAGATTATATCCCAGAACTCGCTTCCGCTGATCCGAATAAACTCGCAGTAGCACTGACCACCCTAGATGGTTTGGTCTACAGCGCCGGAGACGACGATTATGAATTTAGCATTCAGTCGATTTCAAAAGCCTTTGCTTATGCTTATGTAATTGAAAAGCTAGGGCTCAAAGCTGTATTGGAAAAAGTGGGTGTAGAACCATCTGGCGAGGCGTTTAATGAGATCTCACTGGATCAAACAGATGACAAAGTAAAGCCAAAAAATCCGATGATTAATTCCGGGGCGATTACCATACACTCTTTAATTCCAACTACCGATAGCACCGACAGAGCAGAAACCATTCTTCGGTTTTTCAGTAAATTGGCCGGACGTGATTTATCTTTTGATATGGCCATTTACCAGTCGGAGAAAGATACGGCATTTCGAAATTTGTCCATTGGCTATTCGTTACGAAACCTGAATATTCTGGAAAGCGATCCTATCGAAATTGTAGAAAGTTATGTAAAACAGTGTTCCATAAAGGTTACCGTCAAAGATTTGGTGAATATGATTGGTGTGCTGGTCAATGGTGGCATTCTGCCTAAAACAGGAGAACGCATATTTAGTCATTTAACTGTCCGTCAGGTACTGACGGTGATGACCACCTGCGGAATGTATAATGCAGCTGGTGACTGGCTCGCTGCCGTAGGCATCCCTGCTAAAAGCGGTGTATCTGGCGGTATTATAGGTGTACTGCCCGGTCAGGTCGGCTTAGCGGTATTTGCACCGAAGTTGGATCGATATGGTAATTCTGTGCGAGGAATCGATATTATGCAACAAATGTCTAGCGATATGGGTCTACACTTATTGGAAGGTATTCCCTCATCGCGCGCTATCGTTAATGACGAAGACATTACAGAGGTTAAGCAAGATGTGAAGGTATATAAATTGCAGGGCGTTTTGCAGTTTTCAGAAGCCGAACGATTACTCCGTAAACTGCAAGATGAAGATCATGGTGATAATACGATCATATTTGATTTAAGTCATATCTCTTTAGTAAATGAGGTGGGGCGCCGCATGTTGCTTGACGGAATTGATCGGCTAAGAGCTGATGGGCATGATATCGCTTTAGTAGACCCCGAACACATCTTACCCGATGCTAAAACTAAGTTAAACTTTACCCCAAAAATCTATGAAGATTTAGCGGATATCTCCAAATAA
- a CDS encoding Gfo/Idh/MocA family oxidoreductase, whose translation MKQNHVSIIPLYIAFILILFPAGMRAIAQQKLDVVVAGLSHDHVYEIMNRYEKGEVNIIGISESNTDLIHRFQQRYKLHDSLFYHDLASLLKMRKPDVVLAYNAIDDHLAVVEAAAPLGISVMVEKPLATTVKQAERMAELARKYQIHVLTNYETTWYASNQEAYTKIKDKQEIGKIRKMIVHDGHQGPKEINVSKEFLSWLTDPVKNGGGALVDFGCYGANLMTWLMDGKAPIAVTAVTRQLKKEVYPHVDDDATILLEYPEATGIIEASWNWPFSIKDMEIFGQTGYIQAVNPTTLRIKEKEGVPYKESLATPLPTHSSNHLNYLSALLHHNIKPERDLSSLENNLIVVKILEAAKTSAKTGRRVLIK comes from the coding sequence ATGAAGCAAAATCACGTCTCTATCATTCCTTTATATATAGCATTCATCTTAATTTTATTCCCTGCTGGGATGCGAGCCATTGCGCAGCAAAAATTGGATGTGGTTGTGGCTGGCTTAAGTCATGATCATGTTTATGAGATCATGAACAGGTATGAAAAAGGCGAGGTAAACATTATCGGCATCTCAGAAAGCAATACCGATCTAATTCATCGGTTTCAACAACGATACAAGCTCCATGATTCGCTATTCTATCATGATCTAGCGTCTCTTTTGAAAATGCGAAAACCAGACGTCGTATTAGCCTATAATGCAATAGATGATCATTTAGCAGTCGTGGAAGCAGCAGCGCCATTAGGAATATCTGTGATGGTAGAGAAACCACTAGCCACTACCGTCAAGCAGGCAGAGCGTATGGCAGAACTAGCCAGAAAGTACCAGATTCATGTATTGACCAACTATGAGACTACCTGGTATGCGAGTAATCAAGAAGCGTATACGAAAATCAAAGACAAGCAAGAAATTGGGAAGATCAGGAAGATGATTGTTCACGACGGGCATCAGGGACCTAAGGAAATCAACGTGAGTAAAGAATTTTTAAGTTGGCTGACTGATCCTGTAAAAAATGGTGGAGGTGCGCTTGTTGATTTTGGTTGTTATGGTGCGAATCTCATGACCTGGCTGATGGATGGGAAAGCACCTATAGCCGTCACAGCGGTGACCAGACAGCTCAAAAAGGAAGTGTATCCGCATGTGGATGATGATGCTACCATTCTTTTAGAATACCCGGAAGCAACGGGCATCATTGAAGCATCCTGGAACTGGCCTTTTTCTATTAAGGATATGGAAATATTTGGCCAAACAGGCTATATACAAGCCGTAAATCCAACAACCCTCAGAATAAAAGAGAAAGAAGGAGTACCTTACAAAGAAAGCCTTGCCACTCCCCTTCCAACGCATTCTAGTAATCACCTAAACTACCTTTCCGCATTATTGCACCATAATATTAAGCCAGAACGGGATTTATCGAGTTTAGAAAACAACCTCATTGTGGTGAAAATTTTAGAAGCTGCAAAAACCTCTGCAAAGACGGGTCGTCGTGTGTTGATAAAATAA